A window of the Cystobacter fuscus genome harbors these coding sequences:
- a CDS encoding putative immunity protein, translated as MPILTKPRDPRFITVRRGGTLSDANHRLLAIWAAACAEHVLHLFEEAQPEDERPRQSIELARAWTRGEITMRQAHKAAFVANAAARELSGAAKLAAYAAGQAVAVAHVAAHELGAAAYAIRAVQAAAPESEREQAGRRECQWQREQLPDEIRELVLDDQRLRNHVCWFVFDC; from the coding sequence ATGCCTATTCTCACCAAGCCTCGCGATCCTAGATTCATTACCGTTCGTCGTGGCGGCACCTTGAGTGATGCAAATCACCGCCTTCTTGCAATATGGGCTGCCGCATGCGCGGAGCATGTGCTGCATTTATTTGAAGAAGCACAACCCGAAGATGAGCGGCCGCGCCAGTCAATCGAGCTGGCTCGTGCCTGGACACGAGGCGAGATTACAATGCGCCAGGCCCACAAGGCTGCTTTTGTTGCCAATGCCGCCGCCAGAGAGTTGTCCGGCGCGGCAAAGCTTGCGGCCTACGCGGCTGGGCAGGCTGTAGCAGTGGCTCACGTGGCAGCGCATGAGTTGGGCGCGGCGGCCTATGCGATCAGGGCCGTGCAAGCAGCAGCTCCTGAATCTGAGCGTGAACAAGCTGGCCGCCGGGAATGCCAATGGCAGCGTGAGCAGCTTCCAGACGAAATCCGGGAGCTTGTGCTTGACGACCAGCGGCTGCGCAACCATGTATGTTGGTTTGTATTCGATTGCTGA
- a CDS encoding helix-turn-helix domain-containing protein, with protein MLQFGQVLSWFGHASVVPMHSHREAQLVVSLRGTATIGTGAQDWAITPRSMLWLAGDTPHRVHTTADHHWLVLSFPPELVARATGWVEASGFVHDLVERIGHAPDPERRARLTAVLVDELVEPVPVNARLRRVTELVTLHPATSVAALARAVGMSERTFRRWFRADVGTSFTRWRQQRVVDRAIEQLDRGDSVKCVAADLGYTSTSAFIAMFKRVMNVSPQRYLRSR; from the coding sequence ATGTTGCAATTCGGCCAGGTGTTGTCGTGGTTCGGCCACGCGAGCGTGGTGCCGATGCACAGCCATCGCGAAGCGCAGCTCGTCGTCAGCCTGCGCGGCACCGCGACGATCGGCACGGGCGCTCAGGACTGGGCGATAACGCCGCGCTCGATGTTGTGGCTCGCCGGCGACACGCCGCATCGCGTACACACCACGGCCGATCATCACTGGCTCGTGCTGTCATTCCCGCCCGAGCTCGTCGCGCGCGCCACGGGATGGGTCGAAGCCTCCGGGTTCGTGCACGACCTCGTCGAGCGCATCGGCCACGCGCCGGATCCGGAGCGCCGCGCTCGCCTCACGGCCGTCCTCGTCGACGAGCTTGTCGAGCCGGTTCCGGTCAACGCGCGACTGCGCCGTGTGACCGAGCTCGTCACGTTGCATCCGGCGACGAGTGTGGCCGCGCTCGCACGCGCAGTCGGCATGTCCGAGCGCACGTTCCGTCGCTGGTTCCGCGCCGATGTCGGCACGAGCTTCACGCGCTGGCGCCAGCAACGCGTCGTCGATCGTGCGATCGAGCAACTCGACCGCGGCGACAGCGTGAAGTGCGTCGCGGCCGACCTCGGCTACACGAGCACGAGCGCGTTCATCGCGATGTTCAAGCGCGTCATGAACGTTTCGCCGCAGCGCTATCTGCGTTCCCGCTAG
- a CDS encoding LysR family transcriptional regulator, with protein MELRHLRYFIAVAEAEHFGRAAQQLHVSQSPLSRQIAQLEEEIGVELFVPSGRGVKLSAAGKSFLEGARATLARAAMAIEDAKAAAEGRTGRVVVGFEGGFAYTGLLPKVVSIFRARHPRAEVRLQPLVNETQISALRDGRISLGYGYDAPEEDPLIRSRVLFRDRIGVVLPKEHRLASRRSLKMADLRNERFILGPRQANPRLYDDLLAAFRGRKQPLTLVHDEADGEAQLTLVASGEGLTFFAESTAAIVRIGAVLKRIRDLDVEFLGRVVWRASDEKDLLVRSFLEITASVHAGR; from the coding sequence ATGGAACTCCGTCACCTGCGCTATTTCATCGCCGTGGCCGAGGCCGAGCACTTCGGCCGTGCGGCGCAGCAGCTTCACGTCTCGCAGTCGCCCCTGAGCCGGCAGATCGCTCAGCTCGAAGAGGAGATCGGCGTGGAGCTCTTCGTGCCCTCCGGGCGTGGTGTGAAGCTGTCCGCCGCGGGCAAGAGCTTCCTCGAAGGTGCGCGCGCGACACTCGCGCGGGCGGCCATGGCCATCGAGGATGCCAAAGCAGCAGCGGAGGGCCGCACGGGCCGGGTCGTGGTCGGATTCGAGGGCGGATTCGCCTACACGGGCCTCTTGCCGAAGGTCGTTTCCATCTTTCGCGCGCGCCACCCACGTGCGGAGGTTCGCCTTCAGCCGCTGGTGAACGAAACGCAGATCTCCGCGCTCCGTGATGGCCGCATCTCGCTGGGCTATGGCTACGACGCACCCGAGGAAGACCCGCTCATCCGCTCGCGCGTGTTGTTTCGCGATCGCATCGGCGTGGTGCTGCCAAAGGAACACCGGCTCGCGTCGCGGCGAAGTCTCAAGATGGCTGACCTGCGGAATGAGCGTTTCATCTTGGGGCCGCGGCAAGCAAACCCGCGGCTCTACGATGATCTGCTCGCGGCTTTTCGCGGACGTAAACAGCCGCTCACGCTCGTCCACGATGAGGCGGATGGCGAGGCGCAGCTCACGCTCGTCGCGAGCGGCGAGGGCCTGACCTTCTTCGCGGAGAGCACGGCGGCGATCGTGCGAATTGGCGCGGTGCTGAAGCGGATTCGCGATCTCGACGTGGAGTTCCTCGGGCGAGTGGTGTGGCGGGCATCGGACGAGAAGGATCTGCTCGTACGGTCGTTTCTCGAGATCACCGCCTCCGTGCACGCGGGCCGGTGA
- a CDS encoding FAD-dependent monooxygenase, protein MVYDVIIAGAGPVGLFLACELRLAKLSVLVLEQSEDPHSPLKRLPFGMRGLWGPSIEAFYRRGLLERIASRRRADESAPGQPIPGSMASGSRLRGPAGHFAGITFDYSNIDSSRWTYRLPGPADTQSGVEMEHLEHVLAAHALSLGVEIQRGHGVEGFESSNDELTIRAGEQRVRARWLVGCDGGRSTVRKQGGFEFVGTEPEFTGYSVQAEIADPEKLRLGRHYTPTGMYTQWQPGAIAIADFDGGAFHRTQPITCEHVQAVLRRVSCTDVTLKALHVVSTWTDRSQQATTYRKGRVLLAGDAAHIHSPLGGQGLNLGLGDAMNLGWKLAATIRGDAPDGLLDSYTAERHPVGARILDWTRAQVSLLRPNPHSRALNAILRDLLDTRDGATYFAERLWGVSLRYDLGDEHPLVGRSCPDFELEDGTRLGTLLREGNGLLLDFGRQASLQALDGLWGDRVRYVASDAKERLGLSALLVRPDGFVAWASDTTPSPEEVTRAAARWFASRGPHAISR, encoded by the coding sequence GTGGTCTACGACGTGATCATCGCAGGGGCCGGCCCGGTCGGCCTGTTCCTGGCCTGCGAGCTGCGGCTCGCGAAGCTCTCCGTGCTGGTGCTCGAACAATCGGAGGATCCGCACTCACCCCTGAAGCGGCTCCCGTTTGGAATGCGAGGACTCTGGGGCCCCAGCATCGAAGCCTTCTACCGGCGCGGACTGCTGGAACGAATTGCGTCGCGACGTCGTGCCGACGAGAGTGCCCCTGGCCAGCCGATACCTGGATCAATGGCGTCCGGCTCACGGCTCCGCGGGCCGGCCGGCCACTTCGCGGGCATCACGTTCGACTACAGCAACATCGATTCGTCGCGCTGGACATACCGACTCCCGGGCCCGGCTGACACCCAATCAGGTGTCGAAATGGAGCACCTCGAGCACGTCCTCGCCGCTCACGCGCTCTCCCTCGGAGTGGAGATCCAGCGCGGCCATGGCGTCGAAGGCTTCGAGTCTTCGAACGATGAACTCACCATCCGTGCCGGCGAGCAACGCGTTCGCGCGCGTTGGCTCGTGGGTTGCGACGGCGGCCGCAGCACCGTACGCAAGCAAGGTGGCTTCGAGTTCGTCGGTACCGAGCCTGAGTTCACGGGATATTCGGTCCAGGCCGAAATCGCCGACCCGGAGAAGCTCCGCCTGGGCCGTCATTACACGCCGACCGGTATGTACACCCAGTGGCAGCCAGGGGCGATCGCGATTGCCGACTTTGACGGCGGCGCATTCCATCGCACCCAACCGATCACGTGCGAGCACGTGCAAGCGGTCTTACGGCGCGTGTCCTGCACGGACGTGACCCTCAAGGCGTTGCACGTCGTCTCGACATGGACCGACCGCTCACAGCAAGCCACGACCTACCGCAAGGGACGGGTGCTGCTGGCGGGAGACGCCGCGCACATTCATTCACCGCTCGGCGGACAAGGCTTGAACCTCGGACTTGGAGACGCAATGAACCTCGGGTGGAAGCTTGCCGCGACCATCCGAGGCGATGCCCCCGATGGCTTACTCGACAGCTACACCGCGGAGCGACATCCGGTCGGGGCGCGCATCCTCGATTGGACACGAGCCCAGGTCTCGCTGCTGCGACCCAACCCACATTCTCGCGCGCTCAACGCCATCCTTCGCGACCTGCTCGATACGCGCGACGGCGCGACCTACTTCGCTGAACGTCTCTGGGGAGTGTCCCTCCGCTACGACCTCGGCGATGAACACCCGTTGGTGGGCCGCAGCTGCCCGGACTTCGAGCTCGAGGACGGAACGAGGCTCGGCACACTGCTCCGAGAGGGAAACGGTTTGCTGTTGGACTTCGGCCGGCAGGCGTCGCTCCAAGCGCTCGATGGCCTTTGGGGCGACCGTGTCAGGTACGTGGCGAGCGACGCCAAGGAGCGCCTTGGACTGAGCGCGCTGCTCGTGCGTCCTGATGGGTTCGTTGCATGGGCGAGCGATACGACGCCCAGTCCCGAGGAAGTCACACGAGCCGCGGCGAGATGGTTCGCGAGCCGCGGACCTCACGCCATCAGTCGCTGA
- a CDS encoding FAD-dependent oxidoreductase, with protein sequence MHTPVTIIGAGLGGLTLARVLHIHGIPATVYEAEASPTARAQGGMLDIHDYNGQLALQAAGLIDEFRGLILEGRQAMRILERDGTVLFDKADDSTGGRPEVQRGELRQLLLDSLPAGTVRWGHKVSGVRPLGEGRHEVTFANGTTVVTSLLVGADGAWSRVRPLLSDAAPEYVGRSFVETWLFDSDTRRPATAKAVGGGSMMALAPGKGIQAHRERGSTLHTYVALTRPQDWFAAIDFTDAAAAAARIAQEFDGWAPELTALITDSDTAPVLRPLYELPIGHRWERVPGVTLLGDAAHLSAPNGEGANLAMYDGAELGKAIAAHPDDVEVALTEYEQAMFPRGTKAATEGTQLHELLFGDNAPHGLITAFIEDEQTP encoded by the coding sequence ATGCACACTCCCGTCACGATCATCGGCGCCGGCCTCGGCGGCCTCACCCTGGCTCGCGTCCTGCACATCCACGGCATCCCGGCCACCGTCTACGAGGCGGAGGCCTCACCGACGGCGCGCGCGCAGGGCGGGATGCTCGACATCCACGACTACAACGGCCAACTGGCTCTGCAGGCGGCAGGCCTGATCGACGAGTTCCGTGGCCTCATCCTGGAGGGCCGCCAGGCGATGCGGATCCTCGAGCGGGACGGGACCGTCCTGTTCGACAAAGCCGACGACAGCACGGGTGGACGCCCCGAGGTGCAGCGCGGCGAGCTGCGACAGCTCCTGCTCGACTCGCTCCCGGCCGGCACCGTCCGGTGGGGCCACAAGGTCAGCGGCGTCCGTCCCCTCGGCGAGGGCCGCCACGAGGTGACCTTCGCCAACGGCACCACCGTCGTCACGAGCCTGCTGGTCGGCGCGGACGGCGCGTGGTCACGGGTCCGGCCGCTGCTCTCCGACGCCGCACCCGAGTACGTCGGCAGGTCGTTCGTCGAGACCTGGCTGTTCGACAGCGACACCCGGCGCCCGGCCACCGCCAAGGCGGTCGGCGGCGGATCGATGATGGCGCTCGCGCCGGGAAAGGGGATCCAGGCGCACCGGGAGAGGGGCAGCACCCTGCACACCTACGTGGCGCTCACCAGGCCGCAGGACTGGTTCGCCGCCATCGATTTCACCGATGCCGCCGCGGCCGCCGCGCGGATCGCGCAGGAGTTCGACGGCTGGGCGCCGGAGCTCACCGCGCTGATCACCGACAGTGACACCGCGCCGGTCCTGCGTCCCCTCTATGAGCTGCCGATCGGGCACCGGTGGGAGCGGGTGCCGGGGGTGACCCTGCTCGGTGACGCCGCGCACCTCTCGGCCCCGAATGGCGAAGGCGCCAACCTGGCCATGTACGACGGCGCCGAACTCGGCAAGGCCATCGCCGCGCACCCCGACGACGTCGAAGTCGCCCTCACCGAGTACGAGCAGGCCATGTTCCCCCGCGGCACCAAAGCCGCCACCGAAGGCACCCAACTCCACGAGCTCCTCTTCGGTGACAACGCACCCCACGGCCTGATCACCGCGTTCATCGAAGACGAGCAGACCCCATGA